From a single Flavobacterium sp. genomic region:
- the pepT gene encoding peptidase T, with protein MQHIIDRFISYVTIDTESDPNSDTTPSTKKQLDLANLLVKELKAMGMTEVTIDKNGYVMATLESNVKHSVPTIGFVSHYDTTPDFTGANVKPQIVKNYDGGDIVLNEKQNIILSPSYFKDLLQYKGQTLITTDGTTLLGADDKAGITEIMSAMEYLIQHPEIKHGKIRVGFTPDEEIGRGAHKFDVEQFGCEWAYTMDGSQIGELEYENFNAAGAKIIFKGKSVHPGYAKGKMINSMLLANQFISKLPKNEIPEKTKGYEGFFHVVGISGSIEETVVELIIRDHSAKKFKERKEFIHELANKFNKKWKKQFGEEIVIAEVKDQYYNMKDKVKPVFHIVEIAEKAMKDLGIKPLIKPIRGGTDGCQLSYKGLPCPNIFAGGHNFHGKYEYVPVESMVKATEVIVKIAEITAATK; from the coding sequence ATGCAACATATAATCGATCGCTTTATAAGCTATGTAACTATTGATACTGAATCAGACCCAAATTCTGATACTACACCAAGTACCAAAAAACAATTAGACCTTGCCAATCTTTTAGTGAAAGAATTAAAAGCAATGGGAATGACAGAAGTAACCATTGATAAAAATGGTTATGTAATGGCAACTTTAGAAAGCAATGTAAAACATAGCGTTCCAACTATTGGATTTGTTTCGCATTATGACACAACTCCAGATTTTACAGGTGCTAATGTAAAACCACAAATTGTAAAAAATTATGATGGTGGAGATATTGTTTTAAATGAAAAACAAAACATCATTTTATCACCAAGTTACTTTAAAGACTTGTTACAATATAAAGGACAAACTTTAATTACTACTGACGGAACTACACTTCTAGGTGCCGATGACAAAGCTGGTATAACAGAAATCATGTCGGCAATGGAATATTTAATCCAACATCCTGAAATTAAGCACGGAAAAATTCGTGTAGGTTTTACACCTGATGAAGAAATTGGTCGTGGTGCGCATAAATTTGATGTAGAACAATTTGGTTGCGAATGGGCTTATACTATGGATGGAAGTCAAATTGGCGAATTAGAATATGAAAATTTTAATGCCGCTGGAGCGAAAATCATTTTCAAAGGAAAAAGTGTTCACCCAGGCTATGCTAAAGGAAAAATGATAAATTCAATGCTTTTAGCCAATCAATTTATTTCGAAATTACCAAAGAACGAAATCCCAGAAAAAACGAAAGGTTATGAAGGATTTTTTCACGTAGTAGGGATTTCGGGAAGTATTGAAGAAACGGTCGTAGAATTAATTATACGTGATCATAGCGCAAAAAAATTCAAAGAACGAAAAGAATTTATCCACGAATTAGCGAATAAATTCAATAAAAAATGGAAAAAACAATTTGGAGAAGAAATTGTAATTGCGGAAGTAAAAGACCAATATTACAACATGAAAGATAAAGTAAAACCCGTTTTTCATATCGTTGAAATTGCAGAAAAAGCTATGAAAGATTTAGGTATAAAACCTTTAATCAAACCCATTCGTGGTGGAACAGATGGTTGTCAATTATCGTATAAAGGATTACCATGTCCAAATATTTTTGCGGGCGGACATAATTTCCACGGGAAGTACGAATACGTACCCGTAGAAAGTATGGTTAAAGCTACAGAAGTAATAGTGAAAATTGCTGAAATTACAGCTGCTACGAAATAA